The nucleotide window CGTGATCGAAGCTGCCACGACGCTCGATCCCTTTCGTCTCGATGTCAGCTCACCTCCTGCGAGTGTCAGTGGTTACGAGCTCTTGGCATCTGGTGGAGTCTCGGTTCCGGTGGCTGCTGGTTTTCAAGTGACTGACACTCAAAGCCTCGCCAAAGTCGCCGCCGCAGTAGGAGTCAACGCTACGAGCCTGACCGGTACGCTAAGGCTGGTGAAGCCAATCGTCTTGCCGACCGTACCAAACACCGCAGTCGTCACCGGTCAAACGGGTGCCAACTGCATCTTCTCGCCACGTGGAGGGCACTTTGTTCCCCACATCGTGCATACCATCGGGGGCCCACCAGGAGAAACTGAGGTGACTGGCCTACCGCCGTCTATCAGCAAGGTCCTAGTCAACCCAGCCGCAGCACGTCCTGATCTGTCATGCCCATAACCAGTTACCCTACAGTTACCTTCTCGGGGGTCTCGTATGCCTACCCTCACACCTCGGTACCCGTCATCGATGCCATCGATCTAACGGTAGAACCTGGCGAGGTGTTGGCCCTGGTTGGGCCGAGCGGATCTGGAAAGTCCACCCTTCTCTCCATCCTCGGTCTCTTGATGAAACCCACGAAGGGTAGCGTCGAGGTTGACGGTCATGATGCCTGGAGAACGAGCAGCGCTGGCCACGAGCTAGCACGATCATTGTTCGCATGGGTGCTGCAAAATTCCGCCTGTCTCGAGAGTCGAACAGCTATCGATAACGTGGCCATCGCGCTCATGAGCGAAGGCCTATCAAGAAAGGAGTCGAACCTACTGGCGAGCGAGGCTCTTTCGAGGGTGGGACTTGGCGAGCGGCTTCACGCCAAAGCAACCGAACTCTCTGGTGGTCAACTCCAGAGAATGACGGTTGCAAGAGCCTTGGTTGGCACCAGGGCGATCATCTTGGCGGACGAGCCCACTGGCAACCTTGATCGACACAACAGCGGCATGGTCACTGAGGCCCTACTGGCTGCCAAGCTCAGCGGCCAAAGCGTCGTAGTGGCAACCCATGATCCACTCGTCGCCGCACGGTGTGATCGTCAGCTGGTATTGGCTGACGGGAGACTGGTGGTGTAGGTGCAGTCTTGGCATCCATTCGACCTCCTCGGAGAAGCCGTTCGAAATGTAACCGCGCGAACGACGACCTCCATCTTGGTGGGCCTCATTGTCGCCCTTGTGGCACTTGGGGTGTCGTCAGTCGAGTTGTTCACTGCACGATCGGTCACATCGTCCTATCAAAGGCTTATCGCCGATGGCTATACCACCGTCGAGGTCACTGCTGGAGCCGGCGGTGCCGTACTCCCAGCAAGGACCTGCACTGCTCTGAATGGTCAGCTCGGAGTCGTGGCAGCCGGAG belongs to Ferrimicrobium sp. and includes:
- a CDS encoding ABC transporter ATP-binding protein — protein: MPITSYPTVTFSGVSYAYPHTSVPVIDAIDLTVEPGEVLALVGPSGSGKSTLLSILGLLMKPTKGSVEVDGHDAWRTSSAGHELARSLFAWVLQNSACLESRTAIDNVAIALMSEGLSRKESNLLASEALSRVGLGERLHAKATELSGGQLQRMTVARALVGTRAIILADEPTGNLDRHNSGMVTEALLAAKLSGQSVVVATHDPLVAARCDRQLVLADGRLVV